The DNA sequence ATTGTTACCTTTATAGATCATGAACAGTTTCGTTTCTGTAAGTTTCTTTCGTGTcttataacagtccaagctcaccgctagcagatattgtccgttttggtccgttacgtatcgctgtcagcctcacatggttttaaaacgcgtctactatgcttcgttccactctccaaccgatgtgagatctcacaatccaccctcctttgagGGTCAACGTCttcgttgacacaccgctcgatgtctgactttgataccatttataacagtccaagcctaccactagtagatattgtctactttagtCTATTACGTATCACGGCCAGCCTTATGgctttaaaactcgtctactagggagggatttctacactcttataaggaatgttttgttctctatCCAACTGACGTGAGATTTTGAGctcaaaatttcaatcctTTCACGAGATATTCGAAAAAGGTACGCACATTTATGTTAGCCATTCATGCTTATttgaataacttttttttttttttttctctcctccatGTATCAACAACCATGGACagcttgcttgcttgcttgaAGCAGGAATTTTGTTTAGTCCCTGTTTTTGactaaactttcaaatctcttcacattaaattataagatatGAAAGAGATAAGAGTTGCCCACATTCAATGATGACACTGTTTAATGGAAAATGAATGCTTTGTTTGTCATTATTTTAAGTTAGATATGGTTTAGTTGGTGACAATGGATCCCATTTTTTGCTCCTTTGACTGCTTAGGGTATTGTGGCTCTGGTTGCTCCCCCACCATCAAACATTCTTCAACTGTACCAAAACcccaaataaaattaagaatatatatatatatatatatatatatatattatatatatatgttttaaaattttgttttagttttgtaaTTAGGGATTAAAAAACGAGTATATATTATAcgaatttgtttgtttaccTTCGAAATTGTAATCATCTTAAAACTTTACTTGCATGTTATAGTTCAAgagatttgaatctttgacctctaatattttttatagttaCATTATTCTTCTATTGATCAATATATAGATTAGGTGAGTGTAAAACTTTTACTTCTAACCTTATAAAGtcatacttttaaaattgagtaAGATAGTTTCGGACGAGAATCATATAAACAGGAGGTCATTAAGGATCgtaaaactaataaaatgtttaaagaGAACAAGTCCAGTCTATAGTGGTCATTTACTTAAGATTTAATATTCACACGAATTCTCCTGACAACCAAATCTAATCGAATCAAACGATTGTTTTGTGAAATTCAAAATCCCCATAAGAACATGAAGATGCCCTCAAgttgagattaaaaaaatcatttaaacaAGATCTTCCAGTTTAATGCAAAAACATAAGATTAATTAAGctaaaaagttatatataattacaggttaataagttttttttagaaatatttaaaaatgattttgaaatagTTAAGTGAATAAATGACTTTAAAATTACtctcataaatttataataaatcaaatatatactttatttaattaattgtttaatgaccatcaattaatattaattaatatatactttttcttggtttcATTTGTTTACCAATCAATTTGGAGAATTACCCAATATATGCAAGTGGtgatttttacctttttgatatatatatggtcCTCATCATTGTGGACTAAAATGGTGGGTGGCctaattatcttattttatatatatatatatatatagatgatTTCATACATGACATAAAAATCTCTTAGGTGatttaaattaagtatttagattttatttaaagttttcaaaaaataaataaattataatgtcTCGTGTCTATGATTTAAACTAGGATCGTCtcgacattttttaaattattgcaaAATTCAGATCAGGTTGTTCTTACATGCTTCCTAGTACAAAAAAATTGTGTATCTTATTGATATaagtaataaatataaaattttcaagcatttttcatccacaatttcatattttaaaaattgctTTTATTCAAATGTGGTCTCGATTATTCatatattctttctttatcCGAACCTCACGTAAATAAAGTTGGTATTCGAACACTTTGAAAAGAATCGCGCTGTCTAACTATAGTAGACTCTAGTATACTCTAGAAGAGCATTTATACTtttaactataatttaattaattgatgaaAGATTAGCATTGAATTCTTTGGTGTAAAAAAGATGAGGCatattgtcatattttttttaataaaattagtgGAAGGATAcatgaaaattacttttagactatgattatttaaaataaacagtGCTGTTGgtggataaaaaataaaaaataaatagctttaattggtttttttcaagtttgaaaatagaattaagttatatatatataaatatatataaattacaaatacaaGAGAGTTAAGTGTAGAAATCTAGTTGGTTGAATGAgtatatctttatttttattttatttttttttttactttggaGGGAGAATGgttctaattcttttttggactatttcttctctctatttttataatttttcatttaattatatttatttgcatATCCGTCCCTAatatttgattcttcttttccatttggtccgttattctttttaaattattccatGCGAGACcctatattggttggagaataAAACGAAGTAgtcttataagagtatggaaatctcttcccTAGACGAATAATTGGAATGGAATCAACATGAGAGATAACGATATATGTAAAAAgtgttgtatatatatatatatatacatatatttttggaaAGAGTAACAACAAGAGATTTAATTAGGGAGAGAATtatacaatacaatacaacATTGGAAAAGAGTGTGTATGTGGACGCTTATGAATGACAAGATGAAAGCTGTGTAGGGCTCATTCGCATAATCTTATCATCCAATGCCCAATTTGGTGACTCCCACCTTCTCAGCCTTTCTTCCCAGCTTGTCTAGCTAGCTAAGAAATAGAAGCAGGTATATGCATGTGAGAGAAACATAAGACAGAGATTTTAAAGTATTGATAAgataaatgttaaattatacaCGTTACCCCTCAACTTTGGACTATGTTTCATTTTTACCtttaaactttgaaatttgttcATAGAAGAATAAATACCCTTGAAGAGTTTTTCGTAAAAATAAGCTAGAAATTGACGCAACTGTTAACttgtaaaaattgaaaaatgaaaagtttataTGATATCCCTTACTCACtaaaggtatttttggaacaaaattcaaagttcaaaggtattttttggaacaaatttcaaagttcGAGAGAAATAATGAAACTTTTAGAAATCGAAGAATAATTGACCAATCCCAAAGATCATAGATCATAGGTATTTTGCACAgaaaaagattataaaaaGAACCTGGAAATAGGTATCAAGCTTCTTCTTCAGAATTTCATGCTCTTGTTTTACTTCCTGGAAACTTCTTATGCATCTATACAACAGaaaaaagggttaaaaaaaaaaaaaaagttagcaAGTTTATGTAGCTTGTTAACCGGGTATGGAGTAAGAACTGATAATATAGATCATTACCCTTCAAGATTTCCTGCCAAGCAGTATTCTCTAAACTGTGAGCATGCTTCTGTCACCCTATTGGCTCCAATGCTAGCAACAAATTGGAAGTGAATTAAGACAAGGTTACTAAAGAGATCGAGGCACTATTACTATGACAActgtgtatgtatatatttatgaataatCAAGCTTTCTCagagaaatgaaatgatacTATATTTCTTTGTCACGAAGGATCCCTGCATGACACATGGAGGATTCAACTTTTCAGAAGAGATAAAACGATGCCATCATTGGACCATTATTTCTGAACAATCAAATGCATACTTATACCGAGTGTTACTATGTGCTTGTTGCAGtgattatcatcatcatcatggaGTAGTTTCTGGGAAAACATGATTATTCTCCTCCCATTACTATCACCGAAAAGATTTATTACTTGTGGTGCATTCGATTCTAATTCTAAAGTTAGGGTGATTGGTAATGTGCCCTGCCATGTGTCCCCATTGCTATTTTCTACATGATTATCGCTGTTTACCTAGAGCTACTTCCCTTGAACTGGTGCATGTAGTTGTCAAGCTTTTCAAAATCCGTAGGCTTACTGACCCTGTGTAAGCCAATAAAACGGTAGCTCGATTAGATGGTTCTCGTAATCATTTTGATAATGTTAAAGGCTCTCTATACTCACATAGTTTGTTCAATGCTCCGGATGAGTCTGGCCGAATCATTGTAGAATAATGACACAATTTCTTCGGCAAAATTTGGGTTTGTATCATCCTGCAATTCTTCAAGCTGAGTGAACTGATCACGATCAAGATAACCCTGCAACATAGGATTCTGTCTGGTTCAACAATTTATGTCGTAGTAGGTTATTTGTCAATCATTTGAAGTAAATATAACCTAAGATtcacaaattataaaaagatagATGATTCAAGACTGAGGGAATATCCATATGGACGTGAATGCTAAGATTCACAAGAATCGTGACAACTGGCTAGcaatttgttaattttgtttgtcttATTCCTGGTCCGCTGATAATTTATGCTGGTCCGAAACGTAGAAGACAATTGTTGTTATCCAGTACAACTACGAACCAATTGACCATGACCCAGCTGAGCTCCTTCACTCCATGTTTAGCCCAGCCCACCGTATAAATTATGCAGCGATCCACAAATTAGACCCTGGAGAAATaacttgaaaaaataaatactagtTCATTCTTTAACCAAATATTCGAAGACTTGtggttttactttttacttcaCTCTCAGATGGAAGATTTACATGGCCAAGCCATAGCACTATTAGGAATAAGTTCAATTACCATGTCTGGTCCGTCCCAAAATAATGAACATGAATATGTTCTTGGACCGATGGCTCAGTTAGGCTCATATCAGAAGAAAAAACCAGTTCCTATTTGGCTCATGCACCGTAAGGCTAAACCTTCCCTTCCAAATTAGACTTAAAGCTTGGTAGTTATATACTCTGCACTGTACTGGAAACCATGAACCAACGATTCTCAAACATGCTTACAGCAAAGTACAAGTTAGACTGTTAGAGTGCCAACTGCACCATGAGAAAGACACAAGAAAAGTGAAAGAATTTCTTGTATTTTGAAGGTAAACCTGCTCAAAGAAGCACCTCTTGGTGTAGGCAACTTGACGTTGCAAAAGGCTAGAGTCCATCTCTCTCCCCAGAAAATGTAGCAGATTTGATGGAAATAGATGATAGACGAGCTGGGAACTAGGTTCAAGTGTCTTGACTTCTTTGAATGATACAACAATATGCCAAACGAAGGTATTTATAGGCTAGCATGTGGAAGAAGTATAAGATAGGACGCAAAGAAGTTATCATCACTAAGTTGGGACGCAAAAGAATTTATCATCACTAAGTTGGGTTGCAAAAGAATTTATCATTATCATCACTAAGTTCTCTTGTTTTGCCATTGCAATTTGAATGCCATATGCTATAATTTATGTGCTCATTCTCTTTAAGCCACAACGAAACCAAAAAGTGATGATTCAATCAATTTATTGAAAAGAACATTTATAAGAACAATCCAAACACAATGGATAAaggagggaaaagaaagaaagggcTGCAACTTACGTGTCAAATGCTAACatgcttataagaaatacgTAACTAAGTGATTGAAGATTCTAAATGATAAGTACTAGGAAGCAGGTGCTTTTAGGGATAATGTTACACAAACTGCAGCAGATTTTTTTCGGGAGAAACTCCTAGAAATCCCATATTAAAAGGAACTCTCTGAACATCAATAATTCACCAAAAACAGAAAGATTCCAAATGAGAGGAATCACctcttttttcatataaaatctCTAAGAGGTTTGCATGTGAAAGAAAGGGAGGGAGTCATAGTCATCCTGTTAATCTGTTAATTTATTTGTGACAACACTGAACAAGCAAACGGTCCAAATACTGTGTGCAAATAGGAGTTGAGGAATCTTATCATGATCAGAAATCACTTGGTTCGTGAAAATGGAAAAGCAATCTAATGAACCAAAATTTATGCCTACAATTTTTGGTGGCTAGGATATAAGAGACTTTCTTCTCTCACTCGTTCATAAGCACCTTTCTGGGACTAATAGATGCGCTTATTTGTGAATGATAGGAAACCAATCTTGCAATggaaattgataaaaaataacattaaaattgtATTCTGATAATAAGAAAGACTACTATCGAACTCCAAGCACTTCGAGAGGCCTGAACTCTCCCCAGGAATGAAGAGGATCCAATTTGGAAACACCCCATCCATTAAACACAAAGCATGATTTACAATCTGgctaagaaattgaaaaaaaaaatgctccTATATAAATAGTCTATTCGTCAAATATGTACAANCCATTAAACACAAAGCATGATTTACAATCTGGctaagaaattgaaaacaagaaatgcTCCTATATAAATAGTCTATTCGTCAAATATGTACAACAAACGCCCTTTTCTGAAAGACTGATTGTTCCAATAATTCATAGATTCTTGATAATTCTGGTTAACACAACTTGCAGGCAAAAACAACAGAAGATAATGAATGAAGGAGCTACAAGGAGGAAAAGTGATTGAAATAGAATGTTACCCTGAGGCCAGCAGATCATGGTCCCCACATGCCTCTCGCTGTCGATTGTTGCTGCGCGATTGACATCTTCTGGTGTCTGCggtgaattttgaaaatgtgtgGTCACACACCCTGCTTTGCAAAAGAAGTGGGTGCACCGAATGAGATTGAGAATATGAATTTATGCATTTCCCCCCTTCTTTCTTAACAGAAGGGGTCGATATTCTGCATTATCTATCTCCCAAAATTGATAAGATCCCAGCAAGGATATGATAAACCCGACACGTATTATAgcatttgtttataaataaatgcatGTTGTGACAGGactacaaaaaaaagaaaaataggggAGAAGATTTTATCTGGGACCTCAATAATATCTAAGCAAAAAGGGTGCCACCTTTTTAGTTTTCCATCACCCCACGAAAAATACATGTACCCACCTCACAAATATCCCCTACCCAATCACATATATTGTTCACATTTGTGCTGTAGCTGCAAAATgatggaaggaagaaaaatatttcatagGCCAATGGTTTTAACCATAAAGCTTCTGCAGCTGTGCCCCTCATGTCACGTAATATGGGCTCACATACCACAGCCCACACTAAgcatattaattaaaaattattttcactgGCACCTTATATCCAATTATGTgccaaagaaaattttgttcgCGTGTAAATGNCACCTTGCATCCAATTATGTgccaaagaaaattttgttcgCGTGTAAATGCTGAAAAAGAGATAAGCTCTGATCTGAAAAAGTATAATAAACCAAAATCATTAGGTAAGGAATATAAAATCCCATGCTAAGAACAGAAAGCATAAATCCTGTACCATTGAAGGAGAGATGGAGGCATTATAAAATAATCTGTGAGGTTTCTCTAAGGaatgttttctttctcaatcAACTATATTCTCACTGATAAGAGTCCAAAACTTGTGGGGGACGAAAAAACATCCAAAAGTAAACTTTAGTTTTACTATTATATTGATCGTTCCTTATTATTCCTTAAGAATTTATTCTGCTCATCCCACTAGAATCTAGCAGCATCATGGAAATTATTGGTAGCATCCACAACTTTTTGCAACTTCTGGAGCACCTTCAAACTAAATATCAACCACGTAAGCGGAATcaaacataatttattttgtaagaaTCCAAAATAGCGGCAATGGTAACAGAAATGTCACCCCTTGTTACAAAGCACAAGTTGCATGATGCAAATCGATAAATAATAAGAGGGAAATAATCATGTTAGAACTATTATCAGCATCGTGATTACAGtgttataaatatatatgtatatgtatgtatagtATTATTATGGCAAGGTGTTTGGATTAGCTTATATGCAACACGACTGATTTAATAAGTGCAATTTGATTCTACAACATTTAGAGGCAAAAACTCACCACATAAGCTGATATGCATAGATCAGACAGGTGACAAtcaagactttttttttcttttttttttgggggggggggggNCATAAGGATATTATAcacaaaagaaagagaagatagCCAAAGGGCAAGGGGTAGAGGGAACTCCTCCCAACAAAAGACTAACCCAAAAAGTCCTTCCAATTTCTAATAGTCATGATAAGGGTATAATTACACTAAAACTCTTTGTGACCTGAGTTCCACCACGAGGCTAAGTGTTatatactataaataaaagaatccTCTGAACTTAACTTATCCTCAGACATTCTAAGGTTCCTCTCTTTCCAAGTCACCCGTAGGGTAGCTTCCACTGTATAGCACCATTAAATTCTTGCCTTTCCACTAAATCTCATCTCCATCAGAGTTTCCAGCAATCAATCTTCAACCTTCTTAGGGAGACAGATTGAAAGCCCAAATTCCTTCAAAATAAAAGACCGACTCTTAGCCACAAAAGGACAGTGTAACAGCGGGTGATCTAAAGAATCTTCTCCTTTCTACATAAGCAGCAGATGGAAGGAGAAAGAGTCCATGTAGTGCAATGTCTTTGTAGAGTAATTCAAAAGATATACTCTTTACTCAAAACggatgttaaaattttataattgatcCAACTAGcttcaacaaatttatatgatttgtTTAATGcttcaacaaatttatatgatttttttaatttttcagacTTCCTTAAAATACCCCATGACGTCAACATTTTATCAATGATTTTGTACCATCAACCTATAACTCCTTAAGACCAGCTTTTGATGGCTGCATCATCAGAGCTGTATTTACTCACGAGACTAATTAAACATGCATATACATATCGTAGGAACAACGAAAGATTTATGTTATGAAACTTGTTTGCTCAGAGCCTTTTGGAAATAATTAGAATCAAATTGTCAAGCCTAACCTAAAATTAGATCATTTGCATTTCTATCAGTATGCTGCTCGACCAACTGCATAACTTGGGCAATGAAAACTATTTGAAAGCCTTGGAGCTCTTAATGTCACAAGTGGCAGGACAGGGGATACGGAGCAACACTTTTGGACGTGGTTGTCTTCACTCTTTAGCTGACTATTAAACCAATGTCGTTAAATagttctttttcatttaattcataaattatataaatcaatcttaaaaaataccaTAGTAGTTAGGTGATGAACAAAATCTTTACTTAATAGAAGATGGATGGCACCAAACTTATACAGACACAGTAACTGAATCACTATGGcaattgcaaaagaaaattgagcGTCATGCGGACGGTTGTCTCTACTATTCCTATAAACTTCAGGCTCTAAATCTTCTctacttttttcctttttgtcaACAGTTAGTCTTGGCCTCCAAGAGGCTGGCCGTTCCTATTTGAGGTCCAAACAAATCGACCTCAACCATCTTATGTTTCCTAAAGCTTTATAACATAAAATGCCGCCAACATTTTTCGATTTCCATGTAGATAACATCatctgttagacgaacacgactctccacaat is a window from the Cucurbita pepo subsp. pepo cultivar mu-cu-16 chromosome LG07, ASM280686v2, whole genome shotgun sequence genome containing:
- the LOC111798300 gene encoding histidine-containing phosphotransfer protein 4-like is translated as MDSSLLQRQVAYTKRCFFEQGYLDRDQFTQLEELQDDTNPNFAEEIVSLFYNDSARLIRSIEQTMVSKPTDFEKLDNYMHQFKGSSSSIGANRVTEACSQFREYCLAGNLEGCIRSFQEVKQEHEILKKKLDTYFQLARQAGKKG